A window of Xiphophorus hellerii strain 12219 chromosome 7, Xiphophorus_hellerii-4.1, whole genome shotgun sequence contains these coding sequences:
- the nmi gene encoding N-myc-interactor isoform X1, translated as MSSIPKMDNLEDAKKELKELKIKVEKADDVKARMILEKLDEDELKENAKQEMMAKAEKQESCQKEFNQDLEKVKDEIQKLSKHRQDILDKLRRCKAQLEAKRTEASKLKHKFKIYAQIPETEVKFLSLIREENGEGEDISHSVRGVFTISQRAAVLLLGGQALITFEEEKVAQKILKLPGCRVSCEDTTLNVKPKGLTLGTSVKFEVHVDVSRKELKVYNIPPAMPEDRMEDRLEISFSRPTRGGGEVESVDYDGKTGTGSITFLKPGVAWRLARKGVYKVNLESEVNVKVGPAYEYKLEKFQTSCGSSRRTVLLEGIDNVEDEEDLQDHLEIHFQKPNNSGGEIENIKYISKGKSLQAFFSEDKIDITN; from the exons ATGAGTAGTATTCCAAAGATGGACAACCTTGAAGATGCGAAGAAGGAGCTGAAAGAATTGAAG aTTAAAGTTGAGAAAGCTGATGACGTGAAAGCCAGGATGATTCTGGAAAAACTGGACGAAGATGAATTAAAGGAGAATGCCAAACAAGAAATGATGGCTAAAGCTGAAAAGCAGGAGTCTTGCCAGAAAGAATTCAATCAAGATTTGGAAAAAGTCAAG GATGAAATCCAGAAGCTTTCTAAACACAGACAAGATATATTGGATAAACTGAGGCGATGTAAAGCTCAATTGGAGGCTAAGAGAACCGAGGCTTCAAAACTGAAGCACAAATTCAAG ATCTATGCCCAGATTCCTGAGACAGAAGTGAAGTTTCTGTCTCTTATCAGAGAGGAGAATGGGGAGGGAGAAGACATCAGTCATTCAGTGAGAGGAGTGTTTACCATCAGCCAGAGAGCTGCAGTTCTCCTACTAGGAGGGCAGGCTCTCATCACTTTTGAGGAAGAGAAAG TGGCTCAAAAAATCCTGAAGCTCCCTGGTTGCCGTGTGTCCTGTGAAGACACCACCCTGAATGTGAAACCAAAAGGACTTACCTTGGGAACATCTGTGAAGTTTGAG GTCCATGTGGATGTGTCCAGAAAAGAGCTGAAAGTATACAACATCCCCCCTGCCATGCCGGAGGACAGAATGGAGGACCGTCTGGAGATCAGCTTTTCCAGACCAACCAGGGGAGGAGGAGAAGTGGAAAGTGTGGATTACGATGGCAAGACTGGAACTGGGtccattacatttttgaaaCCTGGAG TTGCCTGGAGGTTGGCCAGAAAAGGAGTGTACAAAGTAAATCTTGAATCTGAAGTTAATGTCAAGGTTGGACCAGCGTATGAGTACAAGTTGGAGAAGTTTCAA ACATCATGCGGTTCATCAAGGCGAACCGTTCTTCTGGAAGGCATTGATAAtgtggaggatgaggaggacCTGCAGGACCACCTGGAAATTCATTTTCAGAAGCCCAACAACAGTGGTGGTGAAATTGAAAACATCAAGTATATTTCTAAGGGAAAGTCTCTCCAGGCATTTTTCAGTGAGGACAAAATAGACATAACCAACTAA
- the nmi gene encoding N-myc-interactor isoform X2 yields MTLDFCCDIRMIKVEKADDVKARMILEKLDEDELKENAKQEMMAKAEKQESCQKEFNQDLEKVKDEIQKLSKHRQDILDKLRRCKAQLEAKRTEASKLKHKFKIYAQIPETEVKFLSLIREENGEGEDISHSVRGVFTISQRAAVLLLGGQALITFEEEKVAQKILKLPGCRVSCEDTTLNVKPKGLTLGTSVKFEVHVDVSRKELKVYNIPPAMPEDRMEDRLEISFSRPTRGGGEVESVDYDGKTGTGSITFLKPGVAWRLARKGVYKVNLESEVNVKVGPAYEYKLEKFQTSCGSSRRTVLLEGIDNVEDEEDLQDHLEIHFQKPNNSGGEIENIKYISKGKSLQAFFSEDKIDITN; encoded by the exons ATGACTCTTGATTTCTGCTGCGACATTCGGATG aTTAAAGTTGAGAAAGCTGATGACGTGAAAGCCAGGATGATTCTGGAAAAACTGGACGAAGATGAATTAAAGGAGAATGCCAAACAAGAAATGATGGCTAAAGCTGAAAAGCAGGAGTCTTGCCAGAAAGAATTCAATCAAGATTTGGAAAAAGTCAAG GATGAAATCCAGAAGCTTTCTAAACACAGACAAGATATATTGGATAAACTGAGGCGATGTAAAGCTCAATTGGAGGCTAAGAGAACCGAGGCTTCAAAACTGAAGCACAAATTCAAG ATCTATGCCCAGATTCCTGAGACAGAAGTGAAGTTTCTGTCTCTTATCAGAGAGGAGAATGGGGAGGGAGAAGACATCAGTCATTCAGTGAGAGGAGTGTTTACCATCAGCCAGAGAGCTGCAGTTCTCCTACTAGGAGGGCAGGCTCTCATCACTTTTGAGGAAGAGAAAG TGGCTCAAAAAATCCTGAAGCTCCCTGGTTGCCGTGTGTCCTGTGAAGACACCACCCTGAATGTGAAACCAAAAGGACTTACCTTGGGAACATCTGTGAAGTTTGAG GTCCATGTGGATGTGTCCAGAAAAGAGCTGAAAGTATACAACATCCCCCCTGCCATGCCGGAGGACAGAATGGAGGACCGTCTGGAGATCAGCTTTTCCAGACCAACCAGGGGAGGAGGAGAAGTGGAAAGTGTGGATTACGATGGCAAGACTGGAACTGGGtccattacatttttgaaaCCTGGAG TTGCCTGGAGGTTGGCCAGAAAAGGAGTGTACAAAGTAAATCTTGAATCTGAAGTTAATGTCAAGGTTGGACCAGCGTATGAGTACAAGTTGGAGAAGTTTCAA ACATCATGCGGTTCATCAAGGCGAACCGTTCTTCTGGAAGGCATTGATAAtgtggaggatgaggaggacCTGCAGGACCACCTGGAAATTCATTTTCAGAAGCCCAACAACAGTGGTGGTGAAATTGAAAACATCAAGTATATTTCTAAGGGAAAGTCTCTCCAGGCATTTTTCAGTGAGGACAAAATAGACATAACCAACTAA